From one Phycodurus eques isolate BA_2022a chromosome 6, UOR_Pequ_1.1, whole genome shotgun sequence genomic stretch:
- the ppp2r2ca gene encoding protein phosphatase 2, regulatory subunit B, gamma a translates to MGEDAESPKINHTFLRDYVTEADVISTVEFNQTGDLLATGDKGGRVVIFQRETESKGESEEVLETGDCGEYNVYSTFQSHEPDFDYLKSLEIEEKINKIKWLAKQNAAHFLLSTNDKTVKLWKVSERDKRPAGYNLKDEEGRLKDISTITSLQVPVLKPADLMVEVRPRRVFSNGHTYHVNSISVNSDGETYLSADDLRINMWHLGITDRSFNIVDIKPANMEDLTEVITAAEFHPQHCHLFVYSSSKGTLRLCDMRSSALCDKHTKLFEEPEDPGSRSFFSEIISSVSDVKFSHSGRYLLTRDYLTAKVWDLNMDKGPVETYQVHEYLRSKLCSLYENDCIFDKFECVWNSSDSVIMTGAYNSFFQMFDRETGRGVTLEAWRESSKPRAVLRTRRVYTGGKRRRGDVGVDSLDFSKKILHMAWHPSENIIAIAATNNLYIFQDRVNPEAQ, encoded by the exons ATGGGCGAGGACGCTGAGAGCCCCAAGATCAACCACACCTTCCTACGAGACTATGTCACAGAAG CTGATGTTATCTCCACGGTGGAGTTCAACCAGACAGGGGACCTACTGGCCACGGGGGATAAAGGAGGCCGAGTGGTCATCTTCCAGAGAGAAACAGAG TCTAAAGGGGAGTCCGAGGAGGTGTTGGAGACCGGGGACTGCGGGGAGTATAACGTATACAGCACCTTCCAGAGCCACGAGCCAGACTTTGACTACCTGAAGAGTTTGGAGATTGAGGAGAAAATCAACAAGATTAAATGGCTGGCAAAACAGAATGCCGCACATTTTCTCCTCTCCACCAACG ATAAGACCGTCAAACTGTGGAAGGTGAGTGAAAGAGACAAGAGACCAGCGGGATACAACCTAAAGGATGAGGAGGGCCGCCTCAAGGACATCTCCACCATCACCTCCCTGCAG GTGCCAGTCCTGAAGCCCGCCGATCTGATGGTGGAGGTCCGCCCCAGACGAGTCTTCTCCAATGGTCACACTTACCACGTCAACTCCATCTCAGTCAACAGTGACGGGGAGACCTACCTGTCAGCTGATGACCTCCGTATCAATATGTGGCATCTGGGCATCACTGACCGCAGCTTCA ACATCGTGGACATAAAGCCAGCCAACATGGAGGATCTGACGGAGGTGATAACGGCAGCAGAGTTCCACCCTCAGCACTGCCACCTGTTTGTGTACAGCAGCAGTAAGGGCACCTTGCGTCTCTGTGACATGAGGTCCTCTGCGCTttgtgacaaacacacaaaat TGTTCGAAGAACCTGAGGATCCAGGGAGCCGCTCCTTCTTCTCCGAAATCATCTCCTCTGTGTCAGATGTCAAGTTCAGCCACAGCGGACGCTACCTGCTGACCCGAGACTACCTGACCGCCAAGGTGTGGGACTTGAACATGGACAAAGGCCCCGTGGAGACGTATCAG GTCCACGAATACCTAAGGAGTAAGCTGTGCTCGCTCTATGAGAACGACTGCATCTTCGACAAGTTTGAGTGCGTTTGGAACAGTTCCGACAG CGTAATCATGACCGGGGCGTACAACAGCTTCTTCCAGATGTTCGACAGGGAGACGGGCCGAGGCGTGACCCTCGAGGCCTGGCGGGAGAGCAGCAAGCCGCGCGCTGTGTTACGCACCCGCCGGGTGTACACCGGCGGAAAGCGTCGGCGCGGAGACGTAGGCGTCGATAGCTTGGACTTCAGCAAGAAGATCCTGCACATGGCTTGGCATCCGTCGGAGAATATCATCGCTATAGCGGCCACGAACAACCTGTACATTTTCCAGGACCGCGTCAACCCGGAGGCCCAGTGA